Proteins encoded within one genomic window of Planococcus sp. MB-3u-03:
- a CDS encoding plasmid replication protein → MSFKNAVFSSTKINTSLNFGFIGLGMGGNSIAAACAEISTNIPNKKYPYSALLINTNQIDLDKIEVQNPAINKLLIGSGRGAGRNIDLGEQMYLESEGEVQEHIKNQFKDSDFIWIVAGLGGGTGTGSIIQAIGSVMKSGFKGKFGLILTLPRKNEGLTVISNAIKRLKKINQAMQALGSMIIVDNQKLFDHFTETKSNSALISDYLSFTNQFIAESLHELNVVTASYKPVGENHFDSSEFENLVKTPGVLHFSKFSKPTSDISTSKAEDQVNDFKENIVEGILSDGYDLGRTKRLAVSILADEATSNRVFNFGFTNAIESEINHIAPIANEKPIAFYNYNYKNIKDTYFYSVFAGLQLPERVKAMIQESNRLQEAEKQAALPSNDDIFADFEEVKVATTDAELEFEDIFGNSTNEEESSKKENETEDAFDILFKD, encoded by the coding sequence ATGAGTTTTAAAAATGCAGTTTTTAGTAGTACAAAGATTAATACAAGCCTCAATTTCGGATTTATCGGATTAGGTATGGGCGGTAATTCAATTGCTGCAGCGTGTGCAGAAATTTCTACTAATATACCAAACAAAAAATATCCTTACTCCGCATTGCTTATTAATACCAATCAAATCGATCTTGATAAAATCGAAGTGCAGAACCCTGCTATCAATAAGTTACTGATTGGGAGCGGCCGAGGTGCGGGACGCAATATTGATTTAGGCGAACAAATGTATCTTGAAAGCGAAGGAGAAGTTCAAGAGCACATTAAAAATCAGTTCAAGGATTCAGACTTCATTTGGATCGTAGCAGGTCTTGGCGGCGGTACTGGCACAGGTTCTATTATTCAAGCAATTGGTTCAGTAATGAAGTCAGGCTTCAAAGGTAAGTTCGGGTTAATTTTAACTTTGCCGCGAAAAAATGAAGGTTTGACTGTAATATCAAATGCAATTAAACGACTGAAAAAAATCAATCAAGCCATGCAAGCACTCGGCTCAATGATTATTGTCGACAATCAAAAACTATTTGATCACTTTACTGAAACCAAATCTAATTCAGCACTCATTTCTGATTATCTATCTTTTACTAATCAATTCATTGCTGAATCCCTACACGAATTAAATGTTGTTACAGCAAGTTATAAGCCCGTAGGTGAAAACCACTTTGACAGTTCAGAGTTTGAAAACCTGGTTAAGACGCCTGGCGTACTTCACTTCTCTAAGTTCTCTAAACCAACGTCTGATATTTCCACTTCTAAGGCTGAAGATCAAGTTAATGATTTCAAGGAAAACATCGTAGAAGGAATTTTGTCAGACGGATATGACTTGGGTCGTACTAAACGATTGGCCGTGAGTATACTTGCAGATGAAGCCACTAGCAATCGAGTCTTTAACTTTGGATTCACAAATGCAATTGAATCGGAAATCAATCATATTGCCCCTATCGCAAACGAGAAACCGATTGCCTTTTATAATTACAATTACAAGAACATTAAAGATACTTACTTCTATTCGGTATTTGCTGGACTGCAATTACCTGAAAGAGTCAAAGCAATGATCCAAGAAAGCAACCGATTGCAAGAAGCCGAAAAACAAGCTGCCCTTCCAAGTAATGATGATATATTTGCAGATTTTGAGGAAGTTAAAGTTGCTACTACCGATGCTGAACTCGAATTCGAAGATATCTTTGGTAACTCCACCAATGAAGAAGAAAGCTCTAAAAAAGAAAATGAAACAGAAGATGCTTTTGATATCCTATTCAAAGATTAA
- a CDS encoding type IV secretory system conjugative DNA transfer family protein: MKKVNWQKWKARVPLLVVLISMAVSFYFAIFYSVRAARLLQSQYTGEEVTYLSWLIGSNDHVTLLGVICVSAIGYFGFLISTRVKLFKKKWLRLINFLVMHVARWSGLIAYGMGGIDSYVIPFFENRLENVITTDAFIESILFEHTSGFYLMLIALPILFVGFVLLFLMAELGLNVQELKKAFFNFEYKGKWLQKFSKLEEVDVWPDVELGLSIKNQEMVTIPGFDRSLNSLIVGGIGTGKTAALALPMLNQDLHHMTRFINAFPTLREREDYLSKDVAGRHLNGITVIEPSNDLCQKTLQLVKAHGIPDEAITYINPLDPNTPSINPMRGPVDKVAEVFAQIIAGLNDSGSSGNFFFEQAQRNHLKQHIYLLKLHDPDLQPTFGALIDMYNNPTLVHKMHEQLKKTLPKNIDDIEERQERNYWKIIQGIDEWFDLTILPKKERGAGGENWVTDDLGNVQYYDAKSEHVQGLRNILNDIGSNPYIRNVLFGESEFDFDEHFAKGGVLLVNTAKGQLVDLARVLGKLVLMNLQNATFRRPNDVSPFHHIMVDEAPDYFYDSFSEFPVQSRKYKVIITTIMQTIAQLADTYGENYMTTIIAGMRNRMVYGDVPAMDAEYFSNLFGEKIVFDEGQTEMSVSPLQDNPQTRGGSSYAKKREQSMTPGEIMFQDAFNCAVKIVVNNQPIPVQRIKANFLPPEAFQSAEVRVGELPLQEWLSYRRGEIDVIKDSEEVKVIEEVDSELVEVEESVAIEKEKVREDTKLDLELEREQAIADKVARMSHDTRPTDKLPASLIRSISFDQNGMHAEIEPAADVSNDVQNEIEQPQSAQKAAASPVKEPIAPMAAESSPEAAPPVQKEVRVFDMGFGQQQPNEPAEIDEEEEVVSIFGVPEAKNETPSEQEEIAYKESVISKKHDSFYHQLQNGVEMNIKHNSPSEKGKDGK; the protein is encoded by the coding sequence ATGAAAAAGGTGAACTGGCAAAAATGGAAAGCTCGTGTCCCGCTCCTGGTCGTTTTAATCAGTATGGCCGTTTCATTTTATTTCGCGATTTTTTATTCGGTGAGAGCTGCTAGATTGTTGCAATCACAATACACTGGCGAGGAAGTTACATACTTGTCCTGGCTGATTGGCTCAAATGACCATGTAACGTTATTAGGCGTAATTTGCGTAAGTGCCATCGGTTATTTTGGATTCTTAATCAGTACAAGAGTTAAACTCTTCAAGAAAAAATGGTTAAGGCTTATTAATTTTCTTGTCATGCACGTAGCAAGATGGAGCGGGTTAATCGCTTATGGAATGGGTGGGATAGACTCTTATGTAATTCCATTCTTTGAAAATAGGTTGGAAAACGTTATTACAACAGATGCCTTCATAGAATCCATTCTTTTTGAACATACTTCCGGATTTTATCTAATGCTGATTGCGCTACCGATTCTATTTGTTGGCTTCGTTCTTCTTTTCTTAATGGCTGAGCTTGGACTTAATGTTCAAGAGTTGAAGAAGGCATTCTTTAACTTCGAATATAAAGGGAAATGGCTCCAGAAGTTTAGCAAGCTGGAAGAGGTAGATGTATGGCCGGATGTCGAACTGGGACTATCCATCAAGAATCAGGAAATGGTAACCATTCCTGGCTTTGACCGCTCCTTGAACTCTTTAATCGTAGGGGGGATTGGGACAGGTAAGACAGCAGCACTTGCTCTACCGATGCTTAACCAAGATTTACATCACATGACACGATTTATTAATGCTTTCCCAACGTTGAGGGAGCGTGAGGATTATTTATCGAAAGATGTAGCGGGACGCCATCTGAATGGAATCACCGTAATTGAGCCTTCGAATGATTTGTGTCAGAAAACGCTTCAACTTGTTAAGGCACATGGCATTCCCGATGAAGCGATTACTTACATCAATCCGCTAGATCCAAATACTCCAAGTATTAATCCGATGCGTGGGCCGGTTGATAAAGTCGCAGAAGTATTCGCCCAAATTATTGCTGGTTTAAACGATTCCGGATCCAGTGGTAACTTCTTCTTCGAACAAGCGCAGCGAAATCACTTGAAGCAGCATATCTATTTGTTAAAGTTGCATGACCCCGATTTGCAACCAACGTTCGGTGCGTTAATTGATATGTATAACAACCCGACCTTAGTACACAAAATGCATGAGCAATTGAAAAAAACACTTCCGAAAAATATTGATGACATTGAAGAAAGGCAAGAGCGGAATTACTGGAAAATCATTCAAGGTATCGATGAATGGTTCGACTTGACCATCCTGCCTAAGAAAGAGCGGGGAGCAGGCGGGGAGAATTGGGTAACTGATGACTTGGGAAATGTTCAATACTATGATGCGAAGTCAGAACATGTTCAAGGCTTGCGAAACATTCTGAACGATATCGGTTCCAATCCATATATCCGCAATGTTCTATTTGGAGAAAGTGAATTTGATTTTGACGAACACTTCGCCAAAGGGGGCGTGCTCCTTGTGAATACAGCCAAAGGACAATTGGTCGATCTGGCAAGAGTATTAGGAAAGCTTGTATTGATGAATCTTCAAAACGCAACGTTCCGTCGTCCAAATGATGTTTCTCCATTTCACCACATTATGGTTGATGAAGCTCCCGACTATTTTTATGATTCGTTTAGCGAATTCCCTGTCCAGTCGCGTAAATACAAGGTCATCATCACCACCATCATGCAAACGATCGCGCAGCTTGCGGACACCTATGGCGAAAACTACATGACCACCATAATTGCGGGCATGCGGAATCGGATGGTTTATGGTGATGTTCCGGCAATGGATGCCGAATACTTCAGTAATCTATTCGGGGAGAAAATCGTATTCGATGAAGGACAAACTGAAATGTCTGTTTCACCGCTCCAAGATAATCCGCAAACACGAGGCGGCAGTTCTTATGCTAAGAAGCGGGAACAATCCATGACCCCTGGAGAGATTATGTTCCAAGACGCATTCAACTGTGCCGTGAAGATTGTAGTCAATAACCAGCCGATTCCTGTACAGCGAATTAAAGCCAACTTCCTTCCCCCAGAAGCTTTTCAATCTGCAGAAGTCCGAGTAGGGGAGTTGCCGCTCCAAGAATGGTTGAGCTACCGTCGTGGGGAGATTGATGTGATTAAGGATTCCGAAGAGGTAAAGGTTATTGAAGAAGTGGATTCTGAACTGGTAGAAGTAGAAGAGAGTGTAGCGATTGAAAAGGAGAAGGTCCGAGAAGATACGAAGCTCGATTTGGAATTGGAGCGGGAACAAGCGATTGCTGACAAAGTTGCGCGCATGTCACATGACACTCGTCCAACCGATAAGCTACCTGCTTCACTCATACGTAGTATAAGCTTTGATCAGAACGGAATGCATGCTGAGATTGAACCTGCAGCAGATGTAAGTAATGATGTTCAAAACGAAATAGAGCAACCACAGTCTGCACAAAAGGCAGCCGCTAGTCCTGTTAAAGAGCCGATTGCTCCTATGGCCGCTGAAAGCTCACCAGAAGCCGCTCCACCTGTACAAAAAGAAGTAAGGGTATTCGATATGGGCTTTGGACAGCAGCAACCTAATGAGCCAGCTGAAATAGATGAGGAAGAAGAGGTGGTCTCTATATTTGGTGTGCCTGAAGCTAAAAACGAAACTCCTTCTGAGCAGGAGGAAATCGCTTATAAAGAAAGCGTGATATCGAAAAAACATGACAGCTTCTATCATCAATTGCAAAATGGTGTAGAAATGAATATTAAGCACAATAGCCCATCGGAAAAGGGAAAAGACGGTAAATAA
- a CDS encoding replication-relaxation family protein: protein MRTDVLKLKEDGRFNGVHLTPEELELLQHLHEFKSIHARNVHKYYEITSNGRRKGNMVTNRLAKLVASGILFQVNDKEPKREIFRPVNYAYRLGVRGIEVLANRGVFSHDDIESKKKYSYLVNIPTLHNMAINSLFMEVYRLMWERGESFALLNVRSNRGENHELIDSISKGRELQPIIPDWIYETEQRIICLEVDSGSQTLGTIENKIARYNLLANKSSKPITVFFSVGLLNGADGESRSRDRRVASIKETLKESIEWADGLEIIATPSNRAPKILHKLISRQSAIGRLQMKNKANQWIMHANKNSPAEFTFSISQNDLVSQKLTIEDQYDLDLLAEIRSPENMKIGVLLFMEEGSLFSYQRARANVKRIVTRIYETTNASLKTSLFLIYENAEAAANDVVALNPKCEIIISSLDEVKAPTREDGVYRPLATKVATPFTRSEGNIL from the coding sequence ATGAGAACCGACGTTTTAAAGTTAAAAGAGGATGGGCGGTTTAACGGGGTTCACTTAACGCCCGAAGAGTTGGAATTGTTGCAGCATCTTCATGAGTTTAAGTCCATTCACGCTAGAAACGTTCATAAGTATTATGAGATCACTTCTAATGGCAGACGGAAGGGGAACATGGTTACGAATAGACTAGCAAAATTGGTGGCTAGTGGCATATTGTTTCAAGTGAATGATAAAGAACCAAAGAGAGAGATTTTCCGGCCTGTCAATTATGCTTATCGTTTAGGCGTAAGAGGAATTGAAGTATTAGCAAACCGAGGTGTGTTTTCACATGACGATATAGAATCCAAAAAGAAATACTCCTATTTGGTGAATATACCTACGCTTCACAATATGGCAATAAATTCCTTGTTCATGGAAGTGTACAGACTGATGTGGGAGCGGGGAGAATCTTTTGCTTTGCTTAATGTAAGAAGTAATAGAGGTGAGAATCATGAGTTAATAGATTCCATATCTAAAGGCAGAGAATTACAACCAATAATCCCAGACTGGATATATGAAACTGAGCAACGCATTATTTGCTTAGAAGTAGATAGTGGTTCTCAAACTTTAGGAACAATCGAAAACAAAATCGCTCGTTATAACTTATTAGCAAACAAGTCCAGTAAGCCTATTACTGTATTTTTTTCCGTTGGCTTATTAAACGGAGCGGACGGGGAATCAAGAAGCAGAGATAGAAGGGTAGCTTCAATCAAGGAGACATTGAAAGAGAGCATCGAATGGGCTGACGGCCTAGAGATAATTGCTACTCCCTCCAATAGAGCTCCAAAAATCCTCCATAAACTCATTAGTCGGCAGTCTGCTATAGGGCGCTTACAGATGAAAAATAAAGCAAATCAATGGATTATGCACGCCAACAAGAATAGTCCAGCTGAATTCACATTTTCAATAAGCCAAAACGACTTGGTATCACAGAAGCTAACTATCGAAGATCAATATGACTTAGACCTCCTGGCTGAAATACGATCTCCTGAAAATATGAAGATTGGTGTCTTGCTGTTTATGGAAGAGGGGTCTTTATTCTCTTATCAGCGGGCAAGAGCAAACGTGAAACGAATTGTTACGCGAATATATGAAACAACCAATGCTAGTTTAAAGACTTCACTATTTTTGATTTACGAAAATGCGGAAGCGGCTGCAAACGATGTAGTGGCGTTGAATCCTAAATGCGAAATTATAATTTCTAGCCTAGATGAAGTGAAAGCTCCAACTAGAGAAGACGGTGTTTATCGACCGCTTGCAACAAAAGTGGCCACGCCTTTTACAAGAAGCGAAGGTAACATTCTATGA
- a CDS encoding ThiF family adenylyltransferase has product MINLLDSAKTDYSTKKGIYPFIVQIGTGGTGGYLVQHIAQLLGTSKRAATYVIADPDVIEEKNLGNQLFLASEVGLKKAEVLASRYSYAYNIDIRSKTTGYIESVEDVLELFNTDYLTDISYSDILMPIVIGCVDNNYTRKVIHDFIKENAGVYIDAGNESTVVPADWQTRPKAQWTEDELKAFNESGWSGQIVTGLNLNLAKLPTVADAFPDILETEDKERPSSISCTELTASEPQRLIVNKFSTLAILSVLTEIVEDMTLSSHITFFQAKKGYMRSTEATKQTKEPHSL; this is encoded by the coding sequence ATGATTAACCTTCTGGATTCAGCAAAAACGGATTACTCTACCAAAAAAGGCATTTATCCATTTATCGTTCAAATCGGAACAGGCGGTACGGGTGGTTACCTCGTTCAGCATATTGCACAATTGCTTGGAACGAGTAAACGCGCCGCTACTTATGTTATTGCCGATCCTGATGTGATTGAAGAGAAGAATTTGGGGAATCAATTGTTTTTAGCTTCAGAAGTGGGATTAAAAAAAGCTGAAGTTCTTGCATCCCGCTATTCTTATGCTTATAACATTGATATTCGCAGCAAAACCACGGGCTATATTGAATCAGTAGAAGATGTATTAGAACTATTTAACACGGACTACCTAACAGACATTTCCTACTCGGACATATTGATGCCAATTGTCATCGGTTGTGTCGATAACAACTATACCCGCAAAGTGATTCATGATTTTATTAAGGAAAATGCAGGCGTATATATTGATGCTGGCAATGAATCTACTGTGGTCCCTGCTGACTGGCAAACACGCCCGAAAGCTCAATGGACCGAAGATGAATTAAAAGCGTTCAATGAGAGCGGCTGGAGCGGTCAAATTGTCACTGGCTTGAATCTGAATCTTGCTAAGCTACCTACTGTAGCAGATGCATTTCCAGATATTCTTGAGACAGAGGACAAAGAGCGGCCCAGTTCAATATCTTGCACAGAATTAACGGCAAGTGAGCCGCAGCGACTAATCGTCAATAAGTTCTCCACGTTGGCCATTTTGAGCGTTTTGACAGAGATTGTAGAAGATATGACTCTAAGTAGCCATATCACTTTCTTTCAAGCTAAGAAAGGCTACATGCGCTCTACAGAGGCGACTAAACAAACAAAAGAACCGCATTCCTTATAG
- a CDS encoding phage integrase N-terminal SAM-like domain-containing protein, giving the protein MLKEYAEYRRSNNIKEQTLKYEIEQLHIFLAFVTNFAGRKLEPFEIKPLHVKKYLDHEKEIKQVTDTTIKRKLSTIRQYFNFLWEMGKVPNDFMPKVKYEYNIPEKTGSTNYQELLAKKKQILSNSKLLLNDKLYFLLTLKGIKLQDIERLTTENVVDAGNKIVVRFENNQGYFVKCNFYDESDIAIFIQAIERATFRDHSLLVASTNRKEANYLRHNLKEINDRLYKVINAHFRGEEIRSSYIHFLYKVERKSLEEMAEMLGTSVTSITNTLKVVLERYKHMDYNKATN; this is encoded by the coding sequence ATGCTTAAAGAATATGCCGAATATCGACGCAGTAATAACATCAAGGAACAAACCTTGAAATACGAAATTGAACAGCTGCATATCTTTCTAGCTTTTGTTACAAATTTCGCTGGCCGGAAACTCGAACCGTTCGAGATAAAGCCCCTCCACGTTAAGAAATACTTAGATCATGAGAAAGAAATTAAACAGGTGACAGATACTACGATAAAAAGAAAGCTATCTACGATAAGGCAATACTTTAATTTTTTATGGGAAATGGGTAAAGTTCCTAATGACTTTATGCCGAAAGTAAAATACGAATACAATATTCCTGAAAAGACTGGTTCTACAAACTACCAAGAGTTACTTGCAAAGAAAAAGCAAATTCTCTCTAATTCTAAGCTGTTATTAAATGATAAACTCTATTTTCTCCTTACACTAAAAGGCATAAAACTCCAGGACATTGAACGCCTAACTACAGAAAATGTCGTTGATGCGGGGAATAAAATTGTTGTTCGTTTTGAAAACAATCAAGGGTATTTTGTTAAGTGTAATTTTTACGACGAATCCGATATAGCTATATTCATCCAAGCAATTGAGAGAGCCACATTTAGAGACCATTCGCTGCTTGTTGCCTCCACAAATAGAAAAGAAGCTAACTACCTACGACATAATCTAAAAGAAATTAATGACCGATTGTACAAAGTAATAAACGCTCATTTCCGAGGAGAAGAAATTCGATCCTCATATATTCACTTTCTCTACAAAGTCGAAAGAAAATCGCTGGAAGAAATGGCAGAAATGCTTGGTACATCAGTCACTTCAATCACAAATACTCTTAAAGTTGTCCTTGAACGTTATAAACACATGGACTATAATAAAGCTACTAACTAA
- a CDS encoding S1 RNA-binding domain-containing protein yields MVLQSWSNEQTLEDLTKSSRNQEIVYGVIRSLKEMNMPTKLENGTTVIREVPTLIVALPGGVNGYCMGPDFRDFEIKSFNRFVGTKDAFVITKLDLENKVAFLSGTIANQMLANELWDELNEMESQDKLGEKEYKATVTGINTQKGVVHLRIQGQDAFMFRSEWSWNIREGIDAQVGETVTVKVLAIEPTVKMIRVSRKQTLADPMDFLNQIKKGDVIAGKIVQVSPLHGIFVEVETGVVLKGTKPRSLEEPDVGDRVTCRVDRVDPVKRRGRVIITNYPQGKRKKKDLGSFLFED; encoded by the coding sequence ATGGTCTTACAATCATGGTCCAATGAACAAACACTCGAGGATTTGACAAAATCCAGCAGAAACCAAGAAATCGTTTATGGAGTCATCCGTAGCCTTAAAGAAATGAACATGCCGACAAAGTTAGAAAATGGAACAACTGTTATCCGTGAAGTTCCCACGTTGATCGTAGCATTGCCAGGAGGCGTTAATGGGTACTGCATGGGCCCCGACTTCCGTGACTTCGAAATTAAATCTTTTAATCGGTTTGTCGGCACAAAAGATGCGTTTGTTATTACAAAACTGGATTTGGAAAACAAGGTAGCTTTCCTTTCTGGAACAATCGCGAACCAAATGCTTGCGAATGAGCTATGGGACGAACTGAACGAAATGGAAAGCCAAGATAAGTTGGGAGAGAAAGAGTATAAAGCAACCGTAACCGGTATTAATACTCAGAAGGGCGTTGTTCACCTTAGAATTCAAGGTCAGGATGCTTTCATGTTCCGCTCCGAGTGGTCTTGGAATATTCGAGAAGGCATTGATGCTCAAGTGGGGGAAACGGTCACCGTAAAAGTTCTCGCGATTGAACCGACTGTGAAGATGATTCGTGTCTCCAGAAAGCAAACGCTTGCGGATCCAATGGACTTCTTAAATCAGATTAAAAAGGGCGATGTAATTGCTGGGAAGATTGTGCAAGTATCTCCGCTCCACGGTATTTTTGTTGAAGTCGAAACAGGCGTTGTTTTGAAAGGGACGAAGCCACGCTCACTGGAAGAGCCGGACGTGGGAGATCGCGTTACTTGCCGGGTTGATCGGGTTGACCCTGTGAAGCGAAGAGGCAGAGTCATTATTACCAACTATCCGCAAGGAAAGCGGAAGAAAAAAGATCTAGGTTCATTCTTATTTGAGGATTAA